The Streptomyces sp. HSG2 genome has a segment encoding these proteins:
- a CDS encoding helical backbone metal receptor, with translation MSGPVRVVSLVPSLTESVALTVPDALVGVTDWCTHPAGLDAVRVGGTKNPDVARILALGPDVVIANEEENREADLAALRAAGIEVLVTEVRTVSAAFDGLASVLEACGARTRPRWLDEAEAAWSTRPVPDRRLTAAVAIWRRPWMFLGRDTFAGDVLARLGVDHLWTGHAERYPRIPVEEVRAERPDAVVLPDEPYRFTADDGPEAFPGLTSVLVSGRHLTWYGPSLASAPRVLDTALRTVRG, from the coding sequence GTGAGCGGCCCGGTCCGGGTGGTGTCCCTCGTGCCGTCGCTCACCGAGTCCGTGGCCCTCACGGTGCCCGACGCCCTGGTCGGCGTCACCGACTGGTGCACCCATCCCGCCGGGCTCGACGCCGTCCGCGTGGGCGGGACCAAGAACCCCGACGTCGCGAGGATCCTCGCGCTCGGCCCCGATGTGGTGATCGCCAACGAGGAGGAGAACCGCGAGGCGGATCTCGCCGCGCTGCGTGCGGCGGGTATCGAGGTCCTGGTCACCGAGGTGCGGACCGTTTCCGCGGCCTTCGACGGGCTGGCCTCGGTTCTGGAGGCGTGCGGGGCGCGAACCCGGCCCCGCTGGCTGGACGAGGCCGAGGCGGCCTGGTCCACGCGGCCGGTGCCGGATCGGCGGCTCACGGCGGCCGTCGCGATCTGGCGGCGGCCGTGGATGTTCCTGGGCAGGGACACCTTCGCCGGCGACGTGCTCGCCCGGCTCGGCGTGGACCACCTGTGGACGGGGCACGCCGAGCGGTATCCGAGGATTCCCGTCGAGGAGGTGCGCGCCGAGCGTCCGGACGCGGTCGTCCTCCCGGACGAGCCGTACCGGTTCACCGCCGACGACGGCCCGGAGGCGTTCCCCGGCCTGACGTCCGTCCTGGTCAGCGGGCGCCACCTGACCTGGTACGGACCGTCGCTCGCCTCGGCGCCCCGAGTGCTCGACACCGCGCTGCGGACCGTGCGCGGCTGA
- a CDS encoding amino acid deaminase/aldolase, with the protein MTARARDRARYDRATAGVEAPLAIVDLDAFDSNADTLTRAASGKPIRVASKSLRCRGLIERALAREGFAGVLSFTLAESLWLARSGVADVLLAYPSADRAGFAELAADPLLAAAVTVMVDDPAQLRLIEGARGGGREVVRVCLDWDTSPWLLGGRIRIGARRSPLRSPADLTGLARSVDRRPGFRLVGLMAYESHLAGVGDAVAGHPLRSRAIRAAQDLARRDLTERRARVVRAVRAVAPALEFVNGGGTGSLPHTAAEGAVTEVTAGSGLYLPRLFDHYTSFRGRPAALFALPVVRRPGVDSVTVLGGGYPASGPPGTDRLPVPWLPAGLRYLPLEGAGEVQTPLRGPAAAALRLGDRVWFRHAKAGELCERFDTLHLVRGDVVTGVVPTYRGEGRAFL; encoded by the coding sequence ATGACCGCGCGCGCCCGGGACCGTGCCCGATACGACCGAGCGACCGCCGGCGTGGAAGCGCCGCTGGCGATCGTGGATCTGGACGCCTTCGACTCCAACGCGGACACCCTGACACGCGCGGCCTCTGGCAAGCCGATCCGGGTCGCCAGCAAGTCACTTCGCTGCCGGGGTCTGATCGAGCGCGCCCTGGCCCGGGAGGGTTTCGCGGGCGTCCTGTCCTTCACGCTCGCGGAATCCCTGTGGCTGGCCCGTTCCGGGGTGGCGGACGTGCTGCTGGCGTACCCGTCCGCGGATCGGGCCGGCTTCGCCGAGCTGGCCGCGGACCCGCTGCTCGCCGCCGCCGTCACGGTCATGGTCGACGATCCCGCGCAACTGCGCCTGATCGAGGGGGCCCGCGGCGGCGGTCGGGAGGTCGTCCGGGTCTGCCTCGACTGGGACACGTCGCCGTGGCTGCTCGGCGGGCGGATACGGATCGGCGCACGACGGTCTCCGCTGCGCTCCCCCGCGGACCTCACCGGCCTGGCCCGATCGGTGGACCGTCGCCCGGGGTTCCGGCTCGTGGGGCTCATGGCGTACGAGAGTCACCTGGCCGGTGTCGGGGACGCGGTGGCGGGCCACCCGCTCCGGTCGCGGGCGATCCGAGCCGCGCAGGACCTGGCCCGTAGGGATCTGACGGAGCGTCGGGCCCGAGTCGTGCGCGCGGTTCGGGCGGTGGCGCCCGCCCTGGAGTTCGTCAACGGCGGCGGCACGGGGAGTCTGCCGCACACCGCCGCGGAGGGGGCCGTGACGGAGGTGACCGCGGGCTCGGGCCTCTACCTCCCGCGGCTGTTCGACCACTACACGTCGTTCCGGGGTCGCCCCGCCGCCCTGTTCGCCCTGCCCGTGGTGCGCCGCCCCGGTGTCGACTCGGTGACCGTGCTGGGCGGAGGCTACCCCGCGTCCGGCCCCCCGGGCACGGACCGGCTGCCCGTCCCCTGGCTCCCGGCGGGGCTGCGGTACCTGCCGCTGGAAGGCGCGGGCGAGGTGCAGACCCCGCTGCGGGGTCCGGCCGCCGCCGCCTTGCGGCTGGGCGACCGCGTCTGGTTCCGCCACGCCAAGGCCGGCGAGTTGTGCGAACGCTTCGACACGCTGCACCTGGTGAGGGGCGACGTGGTGACGGGGGTGGTGCCGACGTATCGGGGCGAGGGCCGGGCGTTCCTCTGA
- the mycP gene encoding type VII secretion-associated serine protease mycosin, with translation MSRALPLALALTFLSPSAAHADGIRDRQWSLDALRLEDAWRTSRGAGVTVAVLDTGVDADHPDLVGNVLDGRDLIGFGAAEGDRAWARHGTAMAGIIAAHGHGPDRGDGVVGVAPEAGILPVRVILEDGDPARAKARKARADALAQGIRWAVDNGADVINLSLGDDSASAHPEAAEDEAIQYALGEGVVVVASAGNGGEKGDRVSYPAAYPGVIAATAVDRYGTRAPFSTRRWYATVSAPGVDVIIIDPDRTYYEGWGTSAAAAFVSGVVALLRSAHPDLTPAQVKRVLEDTARNTPEGGRDDSRGAGFVDPGAALAAAGSLRDEDPKPTGDGERFFGPGPGPGEGTNVDTAWAAPLAVGAGSVLLVGSLALWRGRSGRAGRCDHPG, from the coding sequence CTGTCTCGGGCCCTCCCGCTCGCCCTCGCCCTGACGTTCCTCTCCCCGTCCGCCGCTCACGCCGACGGCATCCGGGACCGGCAGTGGTCCCTGGACGCCCTCCGCCTCGAAGACGCCTGGCGGACCAGCCGCGGCGCGGGAGTCACCGTGGCCGTGTTGGACACCGGGGTCGACGCCGACCATCCCGACCTCGTCGGCAACGTCCTCGACGGGCGGGACCTGATCGGCTTCGGTGCCGCCGAGGGCGACCGTGCCTGGGCGCGGCACGGCACCGCCATGGCGGGGATCATCGCCGCCCACGGGCACGGTCCCGATCGGGGCGACGGGGTCGTGGGGGTCGCTCCCGAGGCGGGCATCCTGCCCGTGCGAGTCATCCTGGAGGACGGCGACCCCGCGCGCGCCAAGGCCCGGAAGGCGCGTGCCGACGCCCTCGCCCAGGGCATCCGGTGGGCCGTCGACAACGGGGCCGACGTCATCAATCTCTCCCTCGGCGACGACTCGGCCTCGGCCCATCCCGAGGCCGCCGAGGACGAGGCGATCCAGTACGCGCTCGGCGAGGGAGTCGTGGTCGTCGCCTCCGCCGGAAACGGCGGCGAGAAGGGCGACCGCGTCTCCTACCCGGCCGCCTACCCCGGCGTCATCGCCGCGACCGCCGTCGACCGCTACGGCACCCGGGCCCCGTTCTCCACACGACGCTGGTACGCGACGGTGAGCGCCCCGGGTGTGGACGTGATCATCATCGATCCCGACCGCACCTACTACGAGGGGTGGGGCACCAGCGCGGCGGCGGCCTTCGTCTCCGGGGTCGTCGCGCTGCTCAGGTCCGCGCACCCGGACCTCACTCCGGCGCAGGTGAAGCGGGTCCTGGAGGACACCGCGCGCAACACGCCCGAGGGCGGCCGGGACGACTCCCGAGGCGCCGGTTTCGTCGACCCCGGCGCCGCGCTGGCGGCGGCGGGGAGCCTCCGGGACGAGGACCCGAAACCGACGGGAGACGGGGAGCGGTTCTTCGGCCCCGGGCCGGGCCCCGGCGAGGGCACGAACGTCGACACCGCATGGGCCGCCCCGCTCGCCGTGGGCGCCGGCTCCGTGCTGCTGGTCGGCTCCCTCGCGCTCTGGCGTGGCCGCTCCGGCCGCGCCGGCCGCTGCGATCACCCCGGGTGA
- a CDS encoding SseB family protein: MANKNIPDPGFRDDDGSADPRVSAALAAWADDRTAVGPVLTALRDARLLVPVVAVLGEVTEEPGGVRREKTSDMAVPTLKAGGRTALPAFTSTDALARWDPTARPVAVPLRQALRAAAHEKADTVVLDLAGPVPFELTGPTLLALAEGRTSTEPLADPAVTEALRGALADEPAVLRAHLGPGRADGTLALVLAADAAAGQVIRAVAERLAADETLRARLVRGLDLAVLPADATPPGEPVYVR; this comes from the coding sequence GTGGCGAACAAGAACATCCCCGACCCCGGTTTCCGCGACGACGACGGTTCCGCCGACCCGAGGGTCAGCGCGGCGTTGGCGGCCTGGGCGGACGACCGCACCGCCGTGGGGCCGGTGCTGACGGCGCTGCGTGACGCCCGGTTGCTGGTCCCCGTGGTCGCCGTGCTGGGCGAGGTCACCGAGGAACCGGGCGGAGTGCGCCGGGAGAAGACCAGCGACATGGCGGTGCCCACGCTCAAGGCCGGGGGCCGCACCGCCCTCCCGGCGTTCACCTCCACCGACGCGCTGGCACGGTGGGACCCGACCGCCCGTCCCGTGGCCGTCCCGCTCCGGCAGGCCCTGCGGGCGGCTGCCCACGAAAAGGCCGACACCGTCGTGCTGGATCTCGCCGGTCCGGTGCCCTTCGAGCTGACGGGGCCGACCCTGTTGGCGCTCGCCGAGGGCCGGACCAGCACGGAGCCGCTCGCCGACCCGGCCGTCACGGAGGCGCTGCGGGGTGCCCTGGCCGACGAGCCGGCGGTGCTCCGCGCCCACCTGGGGCCGGGGCGCGCCGACGGCACGCTGGCGTTGGTGTTGGCGGCCGACGCGGCGGCCGGTCAGGTGATTCGCGCCGTCGCCGAGCGCCTGGCGGCCGACGAGACGCTGAGGGCGCGCCTGGTGCGCGGGCTCGATCTGGCGGTGCTTCCGGCCGACGCGACACCGCCGGGGGAGCCCGTCTACGTCCGTTGA
- a CDS encoding DUF1844 domain-containing protein, whose amino-acid sequence MSETPAESPDFDTMTRDIAEVPAVEVIVTVAVNLMSAAAVKLGLTEEGDRHKDLDEARKLVHALAGLLDAGATEISSFHAAPLRDGLKSLQLAFREASLVADDPGQGPGEKYTGPVFG is encoded by the coding sequence ATGAGTGAGACCCCCGCCGAGTCCCCCGACTTCGACACCATGACCCGCGACATCGCCGAGGTGCCGGCGGTGGAGGTGATCGTGACCGTCGCGGTCAACCTGATGAGCGCCGCAGCCGTGAAGCTCGGCCTCACCGAGGAGGGTGACCGACACAAGGACCTGGACGAGGCCCGCAAGCTGGTGCACGCGCTGGCCGGGCTGCTGGACGCCGGCGCCACGGAGATCAGCTCCTTCCACGCCGCACCCCTGCGGGACGGTCTGAAGTCGCTCCAGCTGGCCTTCCGCGAGGCGTCCCTCGTCGCGGACGATCCGGGCCAGGGGCCCGGTGAGAAGTACACCGGGCCCGTCTTCGGCTGA
- the infC gene encoding translation initiation factor IF-3, whose protein sequence is MSAEPRINDRIRVPEVRLVGPSGEQVGIVPLAKALELAQEYDLDLVEVAANARPPVCKLMDYGKFKYESAMKAREARKNQAHTVIKEMKLRPKIDPHDYDTKKGHVVRFLKQGDKVKITIMFRGREQSRPELGYRLLQRLAEDVQDLGFVESNPKQDGRNMIMVLGPHKKKTEAMAEARQAQEARKASAKANPGRSQNPADAEEPAEA, encoded by the coding sequence ATCAGCGCCGAGCCCCGCATCAACGACCGGATTCGCGTTCCCGAGGTGCGACTTGTCGGTCCCAGCGGCGAGCAGGTCGGGATTGTCCCGCTTGCCAAGGCCCTGGAGCTTGCGCAGGAGTACGACCTCGACCTCGTCGAGGTCGCGGCGAACGCCCGTCCGCCCGTGTGCAAGCTCATGGACTACGGGAAGTTCAAGTACGAGTCGGCCATGAAGGCCCGTGAGGCGCGCAAGAACCAGGCGCACACGGTCATCAAGGAGATGAAGCTCCGGCCGAAGATCGATCCGCACGACTACGACACCAAGAAGGGTCACGTCGTCCGGTTCCTCAAGCAGGGCGACAAGGTCAAGATCACGATCATGTTCCGCGGTCGCGAGCAGTCCCGGCCCGAGCTGGGCTACCGGCTGTTGCAGCGCCTCGCGGAGGACGTCCAGGACCTGGGCTTCGTGGAGTCCAATCCGAAGCAGGACGGCCGGAACATGATCATGGTTCTCGGTCCGCACAAGAAGAAGACCGAGGCGATGGCCGAGGCCCGTCAGGCCCAGGAGGCCCGCAAGGCGTCCGCGAAGGCCAACCCCGGTCGGTCGCAGAACCCCGCGGACGCCGAGGAGCCCGCCGAGGCGTGA
- the rpmI gene encoding 50S ribosomal protein L35, translating to MPKNKTHSGASKRFKITGSGKVLRERSGKRHLLEHKSSRVTRRLTGNAEMAPGDAKKIKKLLGK from the coding sequence ATGCCGAAGAACAAGACGCACAGCGGTGCCAGCAAGCGTTTCAAGATCACCGGCTCCGGCAAGGTGCTCCGGGAGCGTTCCGGCAAGCGCCACCTGCTCGAGCACAAGTCGTCCCGTGTGACGCGTCGCCTCACCGGCAACGCCGAGATGGCCCCGGGCGACGCCAAGAAGATCAAGAAGCTTCTCGGCAAGTGA
- the rplT gene encoding 50S ribosomal protein L20 yields the protein MARVKRAVNAHKKRRAILEQASGYRGQRSRLYRKAKEQVTHSLVYNYNDRKKRKGDFRQLWIQRINAAARANGITYNRFIQGLKAANVEVDRKILAELAVNDPTAFAALVEVAQKALPSDVNAPKAA from the coding sequence GTGGCACGCGTCAAGCGGGCGGTCAACGCCCACAAGAAGCGCCGGGCGATCCTCGAGCAGGCCTCCGGCTACCGCGGTCAGCGCTCGCGCCTGTACCGCAAGGCCAAGGAGCAGGTCACCCACTCCCTGGTCTACAACTACAACGACCGCAAGAAGCGCAAGGGCGACTTCCGTCAGCTCTGGATCCAGCGCATCAACGCCGCCGCCCGCGCCAACGGCATCACCTACAACCGCTTCATCCAGGGCCTCAAGGCGGCCAACGTCGAGGTGGACCGCAAGATCCTCGCCGAGCTGGCGGTCAACGACCCGACCGCGTTCGCCGCGCTCGTCGAGGTCGCCCAGAAGGCGCTCCCGAGCGACGTGAACGCGCCGAAGGCCGCGTGA
- a CDS encoding RNA methyltransferase, with product MPAAESISPRSPRVAAARRLARRSLRARERLFLAEGPQAVREAAEHRSDGTATLVELFVTEEAADRHADIVGAARSAGARVHLASEQVVADISTTVTPQGLVGVCRFLDTAFEEVMAARPRLVAVLAHVRDPGNAGTVLRCADAAGADAVVLTDASVDLYNPKAVRASVGSLFHLPVAVGVPVEHAVDRLRAAGVRVLAADGAGEHDLDAELDAGSMGGPTAWVFGNEAWGLPPETLSLADAAVRVPIHGRAESLNLATAAAVCLYASARAQRAATGCRSVTDS from the coding sequence ATGCCCGCCGCCGAGTCGATCTCCCCTCGCTCCCCCCGGGTCGCCGCGGCCCGAAGGCTGGCCAGGCGGAGCCTCCGCGCCAGGGAGCGGCTCTTCCTGGCCGAGGGGCCGCAGGCCGTACGCGAGGCCGCGGAGCATCGGAGCGACGGCACGGCGACGCTGGTCGAGTTGTTCGTCACCGAGGAGGCCGCCGACCGCCACGCGGACATCGTGGGCGCCGCCCGCTCGGCGGGCGCCCGCGTCCACCTGGCCTCCGAGCAGGTGGTCGCCGACATCTCCACCACCGTCACCCCCCAGGGCCTGGTCGGCGTCTGCCGCTTCCTCGACACGGCGTTCGAAGAGGTCATGGCCGCCCGGCCGAGGCTGGTGGCGGTCCTGGCGCACGTCCGCGACCCGGGCAACGCCGGCACGGTGTTGCGCTGCGCCGATGCCGCGGGAGCCGACGCCGTCGTCCTCACCGACGCCTCGGTCGACCTGTACAACCCCAAGGCCGTGCGGGCGTCCGTCGGTTCCCTTTTCCATCTTCCGGTGGCCGTGGGAGTCCCGGTCGAGCACGCGGTGGACCGACTGCGGGCGGCCGGCGTCCGCGTCCTCGCCGCCGACGGCGCGGGCGAGCACGACCTCGACGCCGAACTCGACGCGGGAAGCATGGGCGGCCCCACCGCGTGGGTCTTCGGCAACGAGGCGTGGGGCCTTCCACCCGAGACTCTCTCCCTCGCCGACGCCGCGGTCCGGGTCCCGATCCACGGCAGGGCCGAGAGCCTGAACCTCGCCACCGCCGCGGCCGTATGTCTCTACGCGTCGGCGCGTGCACAGCGCGCCGCCACGGGGTGCCGCTCCGTCACCGACAGCTAG
- a CDS encoding ATP-binding protein: MSVGTSSAPGAHGARRAAAGLSDPVDAHTGVHPDELPDGLVVADARGRVICFNTAAARITTREPAEVVGLPLDTALPLEDLEGRRWWQLTDPYGGLAIRRRQPERNLLLPGGREVLVSARYVRARPAGPLHRLVVTLRDTEARRRTERGHAELIATVAHELRSPLTSVKGFTATLLAKWERFTDDQKRLMLETVDADADRVTRLIAELLDISRIDSGRLEVRRQPVDIGAAVGRHIQAHVAAGLPADRFLLRLAQPLPPLWADPDKIDQVLGNLVENAVRHGEGTVTIDVTAAASPREGEDTGTSVTVSDEGPGIPEESMNRVFTRFWRGSRRGGTGLGLYIVKGIVEAHGGAITVGRAGGGGAEFRFTLPVAAPAYLD, encoded by the coding sequence ATGAGTGTCGGCACGAGCAGCGCGCCGGGAGCACACGGGGCACGCCGTGCTGCCGCGGGCCTGTCCGACCCCGTGGACGCGCACACCGGCGTCCACCCCGACGAACTCCCGGACGGCCTCGTCGTCGCCGACGCGCGCGGGCGTGTCATCTGCTTCAACACCGCCGCCGCGCGGATCACCACCCGCGAGCCCGCCGAGGTCGTCGGCCTCCCTCTCGACACCGCGCTGCCGCTTGAGGACCTGGAGGGCAGGCGCTGGTGGCAGCTGACCGATCCCTACGGGGGGCTGGCGATCCGGCGTCGACAGCCGGAACGCAACCTCCTGCTGCCCGGGGGGCGCGAGGTCCTGGTCTCCGCCCGCTACGTCCGCGCGCGCCCCGCCGGCCCCCTCCACCGCCTCGTCGTCACACTCCGCGACACGGAGGCACGCCGCCGCACGGAGCGAGGTCACGCCGAGCTGATCGCCACCGTCGCCCACGAGCTGCGGTCCCCGCTGACCTCGGTCAAGGGGTTCACCGCCACGCTCCTCGCCAAGTGGGAGAGGTTCACCGACGATCAGAAGCGGCTGATGCTGGAGACGGTCGACGCCGACGCGGACCGGGTCACCCGCCTCATCGCCGAGTTGCTCGACATCTCCCGCATCGACTCGGGCCGGCTGGAGGTCCGCCGGCAGCCGGTGGACATCGGCGCCGCGGTCGGACGGCACATCCAGGCGCACGTCGCCGCCGGACTCCCGGCCGACCGGTTCCTCCTCCGCCTCGCCCAGCCCCTGCCCCCGCTCTGGGCGGACCCGGACAAGATCGACCAGGTGCTCGGCAACCTCGTCGAAAACGCGGTGCGCCACGGCGAGGGAACCGTCACCATCGATGTCACGGCCGCCGCCTCCCCCCGCGAGGGCGAGGACACCGGTACGTCGGTCACGGTGAGCGACGAGGGGCCCGGCATTCCGGAGGAGTCCATGAATCGCGTCTTCACCCGCTTCTGGCGGGGCAGCAGGCGAGGCGGCACCGGGCTGGGGCTGTACATCGTCAAGGGCATCGTCGAGGCCCACGGTGGCGCGATCACGGTCGGCAGGGCAGGCGGGGGCGGCGCGGAGTTCCGATTCACCCTGCCCGTGGCGGCACCGGCCTATCTCGATTGA